A single region of the Anomaloglossus baeobatrachus isolate aAnoBae1 chromosome 2, aAnoBae1.hap1, whole genome shotgun sequence genome encodes:
- the CRYAA gene encoding alpha-crystallin A chain yields MDITIQHPWIKRALGPFYPNRLFEQIFGEGLFDYDLYPFFSSTISPYYRQSLFRGYMDSGISEVRSDRERFTINLDVKHFAPEDLTVKLLDDFVEIHGKHSERQDDHGYISREFHRRYRLPPSLDQSSVSCSLSADGTLTFSGPKLLSNLDSSHSERPIPVSREEKPTSAPSS; encoded by the exons ATGGACATCACCATTCAGCACCCCTGGATCAAGCGTGCGCTGGGCCCCTTCTATCCCAATCGCCTCTTTGAGCAGATCTTTGGTGAAGGGCTATTTGATTATGACCTTTACCCCTTCTTCTCCTCCACCATCAGCCCTTACTACAGGCAGAGCCTCTTCAGAGGATATATGGATTCTGGCATCTCTGAG GTGCGCTCAGACCGCGAGCGCTTCACCATCAACTTGGATGTGAAGCATTTCGCTCCTGAGGATCTAACTGTGAAACTCCTGGACGACTTTGTGGAGATCCATGGAAAACACAGTGAAAGACAG GACGATCACGGATACATCTCCCGGGAGTTTCATCGCCGTTATCGCCTCCCACCAAGCCTGGACCAGTCCTCAGTCAGCTGCTCCCTCTCTGCTGACGGCACTTTGACCTTTTCTGGTCCCAAACTACTTTCCAACCTGGATTCAAGCCACAGTGAGAGACCCATCCCTGTATCCCGTGAGGAGAAGCCCACCTCAGCCCCCTCCTCCTAA